ATTCTGTCTACTGTGGCCGACTCTGCGCGGGACCTCGCGCCACTATACCTGTGGCGAGAGTGTGGAAGGCCTAGTCGTGGAAGGCCTAGTTACCATAGGCTTGCCAGCACACGAAACAGAACAGCCTGAATTGAAAAACCCGTGGTTTTCGTGACTCACGTGCCCATTCAAGCAAGTTGACTAGAATAgcgataaaaataaaaagctctaattttgcagatttttcgaATAGACAAGGGATTTGAGAATAGTAAAAACGTGAACCAGAGTgtaaaaaagtgttaaaaattagaaaaaaaatggctaaaaagtttttttaccCTCTGGATAACCTCATAAAACTTTATTCATTTCGTTAATTAAGACAAATACAAATGCAGAGAAGATAAGAAAAAATAGACGGTATTTAGCTGACACCCCGCAggtcagtttttttgtttttttggtttttagtgttttttggaaaaaaatctttttgtaattaaattaCGTGTTTGAACAATTCAAACAAATCACCACAAATAGAATAGAATATTGGATGAGATTATTAAAGTTTAAGACTAATTCTTTTTCTGAGTATTTAGAGGAgagtataaaaattttaagagttGTTGTTATCCGATAAATCCTGGAGTCTTTTACAAACTTTCCGAGTGAcgagtctgaaaattcatcaaCTAATAGTTTTGCTTAACTAACTGAGTTACCGGAAAGTCAGATAATGTAGTGTTAGAGCTGAATGTATTTTTAACGGTCACTTGGTCAGCTCCCAAATTTGATGATTGACAACATTTACCTGTGACTTCAAAACTTTCCTGTATTAAGCTTTTGTCAATTGGCTAAAATTAGGATCATTATAAGATTGAGGTAAAAAAGTAAACGGAGGGCACTTACATATTCATCGGAGAACGCCAGAATATATGTGAATAATTTCGTCGTGCCATAAAAATCGTGAAGTTCACCATTCACTAAATTTTCCAGCATTACAAGTTGATCATCAGCATAAACATTTTGTAATGAATTATCGATGGGTAATGTCTGAAACAGCAGAAATATTTGTGTGAAGGTTTGTGTGGCTGTAAATGGGTATCTCGGTAATCGAAAACAAAATCCGAAATCGAAAACCTCGAAAACATGCACGgttagatattttttttagttaattttctgaaagagcatagttgaaaacatttttcggtgcaattttaaaaaatttgagggtatagtttttcagaaaaattaaattttgtcaatatttttttattccgaatttttgaatttcacttggaattttgtaaaataagttatttgttacggatttttttaaatattaaaaacaacattacaaaataaacatttcaaactaGGAATTTCACAAGTTAGAAGTgaacaatttatttgaaacagcTAATCAGGTTCTTAAGTTACGCCAGTTTTGGCCGAAGgtactctgaaaaaaaaagatgttctgaaaacttactttttcaaatacacACTTGTCATGATCATTCATtgcattcaattttaatgtcTTGAATATATCAGAACGACAGCTGACCACTACCGAAAGTGCGTTTGGCATTGATGAAATACTCCGTAAAGTTAGTGTAAAATCGTTCACGATCAGAGAAGACGGTCTCAAATCAAGAATCCGTTTGAGATGTTTCAAAAAGGTTACGTCTGTCTTATTCAAACTGGATTCCTCACTAATTGTGATTGAAAGATGAGAAAGCACACGCATTGATGACAGAACACTTTCTAAATCATCTGAGCACAACTCTATGTAATTCTTGTTTTTGATAAACTCCTCTTGTCCATCATGCACTCGCTGACATCCCTCTGGGTGATTTTTGTAGATTACTTTGATCGGGGAGAGTTTTGTCGTACTGAACAACAAGAACTCAACCGATACTTGATCGGCGTCTTCCTTTGTGtcaatttcgacaattggAGAATTTTTGAGTCGTTTCATTAGAAACTTAGATAATGACATTTTTGTGAACTAGGACCAACCGACTGCAGATTAAACGGCTGAAAGttagatatttgaaaaaggagATTCTTCAAGCAATGATAACCATTATGGAGTAACAGAAAAGAACAGTTAGGAAAAGAAACGAATgagcaatgaaaaaaaacagggaCACTTAGCAAGAACATGGAAcgaatgaaagaaaaatgaggaaaatcgGGTTATATGTATACACAGCCTTCTTGCTCATGCTAAAGGTGATGCagtcaaatattttgttcgctttatttgatttgaaaattgtcggaaaaaaaccgaattttataatgagcCATCTTgtaaacttctcaaaaaaagttatgaaggCTCGAAAAATGTCCTGAAactagttaaaaatttgaaatttgactgacttgtcaagcggctggaaactaaccttttcaaaatcaccgtctaattttgggtataTGTAGTAGTTGATTCTCTTGCGTTTTCACCTTGAATAAGGTACATTTAAGGTTGATGGACCAAATGTTACCAAATCTGGTGGCCCATCGATCTTAAATGTACTCGAATCAAATTGAAGATGAATctatacccaaaatttgacggtgatttcaaaaaaaaaaattttcagacgctGCGACATTGATAAATTGGTCAAATGTGAACTTTTAACTATGTCATTTTCTGAGACGCCATAACTATTTtgtgagaagttttcaagaagtttcattatgaaattcggtgttttcagacaatttaaAGTCTAATAAATCAATATAAAAGTTGACTTTGGGAGGTATGCAGTAATTTATTAAGGCTTTCgaaataacttttaaagtgaaacaataaaaaaaggtGACACTTTGTTCttatttatacatttttcatgaCGTCACTACATTTCAACACATTTCCCAACTATGGGTGGtaaaccggacgtccggtttccgtattacagatttttttttacattttgacaGTTTTCGTCTTACTTTAAATTGActagtttttgttcaaaattagtgaaacTGGAacctaaaatgaaaattcgcaacatatgaaaaattgaactatctaattaaattaattataatttaaggattaattccaaaaaatccgatgttttattgagaaaaaaacaattttttcgaaaaaatacagCACTTGTctttagaaaatattgaaaaatctagacacggacagcaaaaaaaagagtgatAACAGCCGTAGTCCTATGTTTTCTATCAAACTTTCTCACAACCAAATTTTCTTATCATACATATGCATGATTATACAgaacaatttatcaaaaatatgtaaaGGGACAGTattggataatttttttccttaacAAGGGAAGTCGAAAAACTGAACCCCGGACTTAGCTGCCCCGGTCCAggttcagcaaagttatgacgtttttaAAGTGGCTAGACcacctttttaaaaaaatttcaaacatttcaaaaaaaaacgtttttctgaaaagtgttTTTCGACTTTCCTGTTaagtgttttcaaatattttgacacGTTTTAAGCATAATGTTTGTTAgcgattttttgcaattttgccAAAAGAATTAATTTAACACATTTGGACAATGTACtcgaacattaaaaaaaaaagaaattaaaggtggagtagcgccagtggggaaattgttaagaACCCCTGCTTTGGTCCATAAtggccaaatatcatgataaaacttttcaaaaatcttttgaatttttttattaactgtcaaaaagtggcaattactcaatttttgcactcataattttggaagtcgaccaaaaaaaatttttttttcgacatttttatgttttaattttatttaaattatttgtattaaaacattgtagatcgaaacatgcgacatttctttaaattttctcaaaagctcgtatattttaaaattttaccaatttgccaaaactttgaccggaaattatgaaaaacctaaaaatgttTCGGAGTGTGTTATTATGATACTTGGCTACTTTGAATTATTCATAATTCAAAGTAGAATCCCCATTggtgctactccacctttaagaagGTTTTTATCCGACCGAGTTTAATCaaagtttgtaaaataaataacGTATTATAAATATAAATGAAATCTATGATTGAATTTAACAGCTTTGAAATTAAACTtgtcaaaatcaaatttcaaataaagcaAACTTCTGTTAtatctcagaaaaaaacatatagtTTTGTTTTGACAGAATTTCGAGAAGAAGGGTTCCTGAACTCCCTAGTTCGCAAACTAAATTgcttgttgtttttttatttaaaaaaaactcaattgaTGAACCTgatgaatgaatgaatgaatgaaaaaaacatgaatgaATAAAAAGAATTGGGTCAAAAACTGCTTTggcaaaatcaaattttacaaaaaagaatGGGAATGattaattcaaaatgaatttgtaAATGAGAAAGCAGGAAGCGTCGTGAGTGTAACAATTGAGTTGAACCGGTCTGTTGGATGATATGCTGTTGAATTCTTGAGAATCAATAAATTCTCAGAGAAAGACCTTGCTCTGGAATGTCCGAAACCGGTTCCTGCAATGAAACATTTTACAGAGGTATGCCACTCTCTCAAGGTTCTTACAAGTCAATTAGTGGAAGAAAGCAAAGCCTTGAAGGTGAATTGAAATGCGTGAGCATCGCGATCACCAAGTTGACGGTACTCCACTTCAACATTGTGCCGTTTTCTTTGATACTCCCAACGCGTGGTCACTTCTCCGTTGTCTCCTTCAGTCCTGGCTGCGGGGTTGCGGTCAAAAATTGCATGCAAGGCTTCTTCGGTTACTTCATTGATAAAGTTACACTTGATAACAAAATCCTTCTTACTACAAGCTCCAAGGATtgcctgaaattaattaattgaaattctaaaactgaATCAGCTTTGCGACTAATAAAAATCTCTTAGAAATCTAAGGCTTGTATTTTTGCTGAGATCTCAAAActgtttctcagaaaaaagtttttagaacattttaaatttgtaaagaatttttgcaatttagaACTACaattcttcaaataattttctgtaTAACGAAGCATTCACCACTAgtcagataaaaattgaattcaaaaaaataaaaagttattatttcaaacttttttttcatcaaaaggttaaaaaagaattggaggaattttttttcaaaaatacaatacaaaaattatataaatttgaatgatCGTTGCGGCCTCATCAATATTTCTGgattttccccgtttttttcgagaatttattgaaattttaatgacAAATCCTCCATtggcaaaactttttcaaaatacttctAGCTAAACTCGTACAGAGATTACGTCAACTTTGGATTGTGCTAgggttttggaaaatgtgattttatatttcatataatataagtaatgattttttcatctttctcAACAAAATCATAAACTTCAGAGTTGGGTTCAAATAacaaaatgtatgtttttcaaaagtaagaAAACTTTTCCGCACTTAAAGTGTATTAGTATTATTAACGAACCACTTTCAAAAGAATGAGCTCCTCCTTTGAAATATTCTCCTTTGCAATAATGCATTTCTTCAGATGGAGAAAACGTGTAACGTCCGCAGAAACCGTACAACCTCCAATAGTAACAAACTTGAGTTTTCCCCACTTAGGTGACTCGATCAGACGAGAGATATTCATCACATCCGTGGATCTTATGTTGAGGTTAAGTTCATTGAGAGCATCAGAGCTCAGCGCATTCATTGTGTCAATTACAATAGGAAGTAGTTGACCGTCGAAAGTGCACGATAGATTGTTGACTTTGAGTGGAACCGATGTGATGCAGTCCCTGATTCTTTGATAAAGCATAAAGTTCCACACCCCCCCTTCGGTATCGTTAAAGGAGATCGATAGAAGTGATAATACATCAGGAAAAGTTAGCATCTATTCTAAATGCCTGATGAATAGACTTAAATAATCCTCATCCGGATAAGATTCCTCATCTCCTCCGCAAAATGCAAACGTGCTTCCATTTCCAGCTTTAGTGTATGCCAAGCTGTGCACTATTGGATGACCTTGTTTGTAAACTGTGCAATTCATTGAAATGGATGTTCTATCATTAGCAAGCAAAATTCCTAcgattttagaattttccagcTTGTTCATCGCCAAAGAAGCAATTTGTCTatcactaaaaaaaatattttttttcgtcaatgACAGAGTGGGTTAGCAAAACCGTCAGGTTTTAAATTCCTTAttgtaatttcagaaaattgtgacaTACTCACTATTTaagacgttttttttaaatttatttcacgattaaatatagttttgaatgtgaaatagagaaaacttttttggcttaaaaaaaaCCCGCAATGACCGGATATAAATgtgcattcaaaaaattctagattatTCTATTGTATCCCCTtataatgttttaatacaaatactttaaacaaaaataaaaaaaaacaaaaaaatgtcgaaaaaattttttttggccgacttccaaaattatgagtggtaaaaactgagtaaatgccactttttgactgtaaataaaaaaatttcaaaagtttttaccatgatatttggtcattttgggacaaAAGAAGtcgtttttaacaatttccccactggcgctactccacctttaagtcaACCAGGGGTATCTCCAAAAAGTGAGAGggaagttaaatttttttaaaaataaatattgttttttcggCCATTgcggtgttttttttctgacaagtgaagcgatttttttttcaaaacctaaaATTGAACATACATTTTCTGACCCGACATTGTTTCCGTGTGTGCTTGAACAACTTCGAAAAGGTCTAGTGTACCTGTAATGACAATATGTTAACACACGCTTTTTGAGAATCATGGCAAGTTATATTAAGAATTGACTGTTATAAAGTATATCAAAGCGACTCTGCAACCTACACAGCGTTAATCAAGCTAAAATCTGATATTACACCTAACAAAATTGTAAATAGATTTCCAAGCTTATAAGATTTCTGActcattttcctattttaaattctcaaaatatttcacgTTTTAAGTTTGTGTTTCACTATTTTAAGCACAGCTCACAAGGAAAGTGTTTCAGCTCACTTTTGGACTACCAAATGAAACTGATGCAGTTTGAAAGAGGAACACAACTAGAAAAAGCCGATGCTATGTTCCTGAAAATTGCTCACagtgataatttttaaaaacttttatgatTTGTAGACTATTCGTACAGTGCACGCAAGTTCTATAGGACACCCCCTAAATTTGCGGCTGTGGGTCTTCCcataagttttcaagaaaaactgtTGTTGTAAATGAATTCAGCATGCCAAATAACCTATAGACCATTGATTTCACCGATAttgctcaaaaactatgaGCATAAGagcagaattttgaaaaaatggccGCGCAACTTCTATGGGACACCCCCAGAATTTCGATAAattcagcgaaaaattgaaattttttcagatttcttctAAAGtgactttggtttttttatgcATAAAATTGTGCTTTAAGTTGATGTTTATTATATTTAGTTAAACTTTCGTTGGTTGAAACATCAATTTGCTCCGTGGCTCAAGCTTTTGGTAGGTTAAGCTCATAACTTGGCTCATTTTTGAAGAAGCCTGTCTTGAGTCGACACActgtttttaaacatttaaaaacggcttctcataaattttgagttaattCCGTCCAATTTGCAGAGATTGATGGACATTTGAATGCACCCATTTCTTCCCAGTTCTGTGATCTTACTCAATCAGAAGCTTAAACCTGAGCTCAGCGTTaaccaattttaatttttcttatacTGGAATATTACTGATAGTCTaatatttccaattaaaaatagtATTACCGCATTACCTGGTTTTGGCTGAATGTTTTCAATTGGAACTGAAATGTCTTCAAAACACTGAGAATTTTGCACTGCGAAGTTCAATTAAAACTTTAgtgactttttttcaactttagaATAATTTGTCAATCAGAAAACAACGGTGCATATGAACTATTAGACTATCAGTAATATTCCAGTATgagaaacattaaaattggtTAACGCTGAGCTCAGGTTTAAGCTTCTGATTGAGTAAGATCACAGAACTGGGAAGAAATGGGTGCATTCAAATGTCCataaatttctgcaaattggacggaattgactcaaaatttatgagaagccgtttttaaatgtttaaaaacagTGTGTCGACTCAAGACAGGCTTCTTCAAAAATGAGCCAAATTATGAGCTTAACCTATCAAAAGCTTGAGCCACGGAGCAAATTAATGTTTCAATCAACGAAactttaatcaaaaataatagaCATCAACTCAAAGCACAATTTTATGCATAAAAACCACACGTCATTTTagaagaaatctgaaaaaatttcaatttttaattgaaattatcgaaattcTGGGGGTGTCCTATAGAAGTTGCGCggccattttttcgaaattctgcTCTTATGCTCATAGTTTTTGAGTAATATCGATGAAATCCATGGTCTATAAGTTATTTGGCATGCTGAATTTATTTACAACAacagtttttcatgaaaacttaTGGGAAAACCCACAGCCGCAAATTTAAGGGGTGTCCTATAGAACTTGCGCGCACTGTAGGTGGACAAGTGTTCTagaaactttttgcaaaattttattattttggggaaaaattctgaaaatccctaaatttccaaaaaactt
This is a stretch of genomic DNA from Caenorhabditis elegans chromosome V. It encodes these proteins:
- the F16H6.10 gene encoding FTH domain-containing protein (Confirmed by transcript evidence), translated to MSLSKFLMKRLKNSPIVEIDTKEDADQVSVEFLLFSTTKLSPIKVIYKNHPEGCQRVHDGQEEFIKNKNYIELCSDDLESVLSSMRVLSHLSITISEESSLNKTDVTFLKHLKRILDLRPSSLIVNDFTLTLRSISSMPNALSVVVSCRSDIFKTLKLNAMNDHDKCVFEKTLPIDNSLQNVYADDQLVMLENLVNGELHDFYGTTKLFTYILAFSDEYPIDKSLIQESFEVTGKCCQSSNLGADQVTVKNTFSSNTTLSDFPTRHSESL